In Nymphaea colorata isolate Beijing-Zhang1983 chromosome 3, ASM883128v2, whole genome shotgun sequence, a genomic segment contains:
- the LOC116249509 gene encoding uncharacterized protein LOC116249509, producing MAYTAILFGGCSRPASFIPPANTFRLPHGSATSSSFCFLRDLDRSHRVPLALGFTRRILRVGSYQHDDAAGKNANAKASIPGSVPSMGGDRSSSSRVGDEKAERPEGKNNWKVKNEAQDSVIARLAVVCGLAVIVVIALACFKRFLWGPSSSGLQFLLDGSVTSTPEVTSDGFNLKVFGYRLTIPEYTPGWVYFCLLMAAGCGLFISEEALNIWVGMSLARRLVLDGSWESFAASFSNNASNIVSTVLWVYWGVCISDLIPFYLGQLVSRTKAPDEVFSKLGVSKKKANHITRVVKRYGNLIGFVERFSLGVRNPTAFLAGAMGISAGRFFAGVCCGCLITLPVQLAIGFLLRDRPVFAIASVATAVGIWTLFPYVLAALTTLFFFVRHQNTK from the exons ATGGCTTACACTGCCATTCTTTTTGGTGGGTGCTCCCGCCCAGCATCATTCATCCCTCCCGCCAACACGTTTCGCCTTCCCCACGGTTCCGCGACgtcttcatctttttgttttcttcgcGATCTCGATCGTAGTCATCGGGTGCCCCTTGCGCTTGGATTTACACGCAGAATTTTGAG GGTGGGAAGCTATCAGCATGATGATGCTGCAGGTAAGAATGCCAATGCTAAGGCTTCAATACCTGGAAGTGTTCCTTCAATGGGTGGGGACAGGTCTTCAAGTAGCAGAGTTGGTGACGAGAAAGCTGAACGGCCTGAAGGAAAGAACAATTGGAAGGTGAAGAATGAAGCTCAAGACTCAGTCATAGCAAGACTAGCAGTTGTTTGTGGTTTAGCTGTGATAGTGGTTATAGCGTTAGCTTGCTTCAAGAGGTTTCTTTGGGGACCTTCCTCATCTGGCTTGCAGTTCTTACTTGATGGTTCTGTAACATCTACTCCAGAAGTAACATCAGATGGCTTTAACCTGAAAGTATTTGGCTACAGACTTACAATACCAGAATATACTCCAGG ATGGGTCTACTTTTGCTTGCTTATGGCGGCTGGATGTGGGCTTTTTATTAGTGAAGAGGCACTAAACATTTGG GTCGGCATGTCATTAGCTCGGAGATTGGTTCTTGATGGCTCTTGGGAGTCATTTGCtgcttctttttcaaacaatGCTTCCAACATTGTCTCAACAGTGCTATGGGTGTACTG GGGAGTGTGTATTAGTGACTTGATCCCTTTTTATCTTGGCCAACTTGTATCAAGGACTAAGGCACCTGATGAGGTTTTCTCCAAG CTTGGAGTTTCCAAGAAGAAGGCAAACCATATTACTCGTGTGGTGAAGAGATATGGCAATCTAATAGGTTTTG TGGAGCGTTTCTCACTTGGAGTGAGGAATCCAACAGCTTTTCTAGCCGGTGCAATG GGAATATCAGCAGGCCGTTTTTTTGCTGGTGTCTGCTGTGGATGCTTGATTACTCTTCCAGTCCAG CTGGCGATTGGATTCTTGTTGAGAGATCGTCCTGTGTTTGCTATTGCAAGTGTTGCAACAGCTGTG GGCATTTGGACTTTGTTTCCATACGTGTTAGCTGCTTTGAcaacccttttcttttttgttcgaCACCAGAATACAAAGTAA